The segment TATTAGTTTTTTTTATTTCAATAGCAGTGTCTTTTATTTTATCGGTGGCTTGATTTATGTAGTATGAATTGGGTCGTTCAAATTTATCTACATCATTAAATAGTGCAAATGCAGAGCTTGAAAAAAACAACACGTACGCAATAAAAATAAATTGAATCACCCTTAATAATCCTTTGTTGATTTTTAATAGTTTAATTTTATCTAAGGAAAAAATTAAACCTACTGCAAAAATATAAAGTGGCGCAAATACTACCGAAAAATAGTGTATATGGAACTCTTTTACACCAAACAAAACAAACGCAAGAAATGGTTGAACTGCAATAAATATAACTACTGCTAATGTCTTAGTTGTTTTTTTGTTTTTATCAAAAGCGTAGATAATTATGAACAACAAATATAAAAAGTATAAAAAAAGCAAAGGATGAAAAATTTTTATACTTGAAAAGCTTAAAAAACTTAAAAATTGCTTGAATACTGCAAGCAGCTGATCCCAAGCGTAATTCAATTTTAAAAACCCCGAAAACGAAGCTTGAGTTTTGTTTTCTTGTTTATAGAAAAGAATTATATTGGGTGCATAAAAGACCAAAAAAGTGGCTACTACTGTAATTACGGGCTTAAAAACTTGTGAAAGTTTTGGTTTATTCTTATAAATAATCCACATACTCAATACTAAGAATACAGGCAAAAAAGAATAAGCGGAATTATGTAAAGCCCCCGCTATTATGATGGAAACTATGCCCAAATGTACAAACTTGTTACTTCTATCTTGGTAAGCTTTTATTAAAAATAAAAAAGATAGCAGGTAAAACGGATACATAAGATGTGGCTGCCAAATATACATAGACTGCAAATAAATAACTGGAACAGAAACAAAGGCTAAGGAAGATATTAATGCTACATACTTATTAAATAATTTTTTTGCAATTAGATAATAAATAATAATTGAAGCTAAAAAGAATAGTAAATTGATTAAATTTAAATAAATATAACTGTCGTATATAAATAAAAATAAAGCCAACAAATAATAATAAAAAGGGCTATTAACCATAGTCCCAAATCCAGCATTCCACGGTCCTACCAAGGGCAAGCTTTCGCCCCTACTAATACTTCTTGCTATTAAATAATCTCTAGCTGAATCTCCATCACTTAAATCTAAGGGATAATCTAAATTAACAATTCCAATTGCCAAAATAGAGGCTATTAAAAAAATAAACAAATATTCTGATATGCTTAACTTTTTTACAAGATTTGAAATATAAATTTTATTCATATTATTAATTTTTCACCCTCCTAACCATTTCTATTCTAGGAATAGTTTTTCCAGATTTAAGCACCCATTCTTTCTTTGTTGTCTCTTGAAAACCCAGGCGCTTATACCAATTATGACGATCCTTGTTATATTCAACCACATATAAAAAAATGTCTTTTTTTCTTTCATCTGCCCACTTAAGCATTTCGTTTATAAGCATGCGCCCCAAGTCCATTCCATTATACTCGGGCAAAAGATGCATAGTAGAAAATATTAACTTATCTTTTTTTATTTTTGCCGTTGATGCACCTATTGTCTCGCCCTTATCTTTATCTACAACAAGCCACCCACGTATTTTTTTTGAAGCCAGCCCCTCTTCAAGCGCGTCTACCGCATCGGGGCCACACTGCACTATCATATCCTCTTCTGTTATCTTGTGAGTATCGCCAACATAAGCGACAAAAGAAGCCAACATTTTTATGGCTACCATCTCTTCGGCATCTGCCGGTTTTGCTTTGTTGATCTCTATATTCATACGTACTCAACAGCTACCACAAAACTTTAAATTACATTCTGGCTACAACATTCCTTAAATTGGGTATAATTTCTTTAAGTGTTTTACACGTGTAAATAATTTCTTCCTCAGTATTATACCTTGAAAAGCTAAAACGAAGGCTTGAAACCGCGTATTCATAGGGAATATTAATGGCTTCTAAAACATGGCTTATCTCCTGCTTGCCCGCGCCACAAGCTGAACCACTGGATGCAAAAATTCCCCGCTCTTCTATTGCGTGAAGTAAAATTTCAGAAGGTATTCCTTTAAAAGCGATATTTACTATATTTAACAAACCATCCTTGGGAGAATTTATTCGGACATCCGGAACTTCTTTTAATGTCCGAATAAATTCTTCCTGTAATTCCTTCATTTTTTTACTATTTATTTCTAAATTTTCATACGAAATTTTAACAGCTTCACTCAAACCCACGATTCCCGGCACATTCTCAGTCCCGCTTCTAAGACCCCTTTCCTGCCCCCCTCCGTGTAGAACAGGTTCTATATTTACACCCTCTTTTACAACAATCGCGCCAATACCTTTTGGACCATGTATTTTGTGCCCACTAAAAGAATACATATCAATATTTTCAAGGTCAACATCAAGCTTTCCAACCGCCTGCACTCCGTCAGAAAAAAACAGGGTTTTTGGATTTTTTAGTTTAACCGCTTCTGCGTATTCGTTTATAGGATGTACTGTACCCAACTCATTGTTTACATGCATTATTGCAACCAAAGTAGTATCTTCCCGCACAGCATTTACAAGTTCTTCTTTATTTATATTCCCATATTCATCTGTGTCCAGATATGTTAACTCAAAACCATCCTTTTCCAACGCATGGCAACTCTCAATAACCGCTTCGTGTTCTGTTTTTTGTGTAACTATATGCATACCGTGCCTCTTTAAGGCATGAGCAGCTCCTTTTATCGCAAAATTATCCGCCTCTGTAGCGCCTGAGGTAAAAAAAACTTCAGAACTTTTCACGTGTAAGGCATCCGCTACTATCTGGCGACCCTCCTTTATAGCCCGCTCTGTTTCAATGCCTTTTTTGTGCCTGCTTGAAGGATTACCATAATATTCGTTCAAATAGGGTAACATTGCCTCCAAAACTTCAGGGGCTACAGGGGTACTGGCTGAATTATCTAAATATATTTCTCGCATTTTGTTCGGCTTCTGCCTCACAATAACCGCAGATATATGCTGATTTTTTGCGGATTCTATGCTGAGATTATCCGCATTAATCTGCTTTAATCCGTATTAATCCGAGGTTTAAGCGAGCGAAGCGAGCTTACAAATAGTATTTCCTCTTTAGCTCCTCATCAACTGATTGCTCAAACTTATTCTGTTTATCCTTGGCCTTTTTTTCTAATTTTTCAAGCTCTTTGTCTGTCTTGGCACTTAAGTCTTTAATTTTTTCAAGTTGATATTTACGTTCATTCTTTTTTGGTTCGTCCAAAACCTCGTCAAGTAAAATATTTAATATACGC is part of the Candidatus Spechtbacterales bacterium genome and harbors:
- a CDS encoding glycosyltransferase family 39 protein, whose product is MNKIYISNLVKKLSISEYLFIFLIASILAIGIVNLDYPLDLSDGDSARDYLIARSISRGESLPLVGPWNAGFGTMVNSPFYYYLLALFLFIYDSYIYLNLINLLFFLASIIIYYLIAKKLFNKYVALISSLAFVSVPVIYLQSMYIWQPHLMYPFYLLSFLFLIKAYQDRSNKFVHLGIVSIIIAGALHNSAYSFLPVFLVLSMWIIYKNKPKLSQVFKPVITVVATFLVFYAPNIILFYKQENKTQASFSGFLKLNYAWDQLLAVFKQFLSFLSFSSIKIFHPLLFLYFLYLLFIIIYAFDKNKKTTKTLAVVIFIAVQPFLAFVLFGVKEFHIHYFSVVFAPLYIFAVGLIFSLDKIKLLKINKGLLRVIQFIFIAYVLFFSSSAFALFNDVDKFERPNSYYINQATDKIKDTAIEIKKTNNYEDLNFFDIIVYKKGPYGVRNYIFYLALEDKLNTDFIDISKSGLITDSQKKNYVFLVCINKKSAVFPTSDCKEHLRYRLNYLKVNGGNLDSLLFEDIYKDGPLNIFLTKTI
- a CDS encoding GNAT family N-acetyltransferase produces the protein MNIEINKAKPADAEEMVAIKMLASFVAYVGDTHKITEEDMIVQCGPDAVDALEEGLASKKIRGWLVVDKDKGETIGASTAKIKKDKLIFSTMHLLPEYNGMDLGRMLINEMLKWADERKKDIFLYVVEYNKDRHNWYKRLGFQETTKKEWVLKSGKTIPRIEMVRRVKN
- a CDS encoding cysteine desulfurase family protein yields the protein MREIYLDNSASTPVAPEVLEAMLPYLNEYYGNPSSRHKKGIETERAIKEGRQIVADALHVKSSEVFFTSGATEADNFAIKGAAHALKRHGMHIVTQKTEHEAVIESCHALEKDGFELTYLDTDEYGNINKEELVNAVREDTTLVAIMHVNNELGTVHPINEYAEAVKLKNPKTLFFSDGVQAVGKLDVDLENIDMYSFSGHKIHGPKGIGAIVVKEGVNIEPVLHGGGQERGLRSGTENVPGIVGLSEAVKISYENLEINSKKMKELQEEFIRTLKEVPDVRINSPKDGLLNIVNIAFKGIPSEILLHAIEERGIFASSGSACGAGKQEISHVLEAINIPYEYAVSSLRFSFSRYNTEEEIIYTCKTLKEIIPNLRNVVARM